Proteins encoded by one window of Phenylobacterium soli:
- a CDS encoding nicotinate-nucleotide adenylyltransferase → MWFAGPARRLPAAGRKGALRLGLHLEPGMRVGLFGGSFNPAHEGHAHVAETARRRLGLDKVIWLVSPQNPLKSSHETADLSHRLAGARRLANERGMIVSDAETRIGAQYTIDTVRALQARYPRVKFVWIMGADSLASFHRWRGWTQIMREIPVAVVSRPWIALKARYAPAARRFARFRRPSSQARLLPGAKPPVWVFLRGPFNFQSSTALRERQRRPTS, encoded by the coding sequence ATGTGGTTCGCCGGCCCCGCCCGACGCCTGCCCGCCGCCGGCCGCAAGGGCGCGCTACGCCTGGGGCTGCACCTGGAGCCCGGCATGCGGGTCGGGCTGTTCGGCGGCTCGTTCAATCCCGCCCACGAGGGTCACGCCCACGTCGCCGAGACCGCCAGGCGGCGCCTGGGCCTCGATAAGGTGATCTGGCTGGTCTCGCCGCAGAACCCGCTGAAATCCAGCCACGAGACCGCCGACCTCTCGCACCGGCTGGCGGGCGCGCGCCGCCTCGCCAACGAGCGCGGGATGATCGTCTCCGACGCCGAGACGCGGATCGGGGCGCAGTACACGATCGACACCGTGCGCGCCCTGCAGGCGCGCTATCCGCGGGTGAAGTTCGTCTGGATCATGGGCGCCGACAGCCTGGCTTCCTTCCACCGCTGGCGCGGCTGGACCCAGATCATGCGCGAAATTCCGGTGGCGGTGGTGTCGCGCCCGTGGATCGCGCTCAAGGCCCGCTACGCCCCGGCTGCGCGGCGTTTCGCCCGCTTCCGCCGCCCCTCGTCCCAGGCCCGCCTGCTCCCGGGCGCCAAGCCGCCGGTCTGGGTCTTCCTGCGCGGCCCCTTCAACTTCCAGTCCTCGACCGCCTTGCGGGAACGCCAGCGCCGACCCACGTCCTGA
- a CDS encoding murein hydrolase activator EnvC family protein, which produces MTAARFWIPASLAALIVGGIALAETAERLARLNAEETELSAEQAHNMSQLSRLLSVLEQLKRDPPPALLVSPRDAKDAVRAAILVKAMTPELQARARGYAQSAGEMMRQRRLAAVESEALFTRDSEAAEAKAPPATPELSLRGPQAEAPFPTRAPEALFRPTPGAVVRRFGDPLASGGRANGVTFAAPKGAQVASPGAGLVQYVGPVKGWGVILILRLSGGYHLVLAGLDRSSVSVGQSVAAGQAVGWMPDGRQSTSELYIEVRDQGSPVDPARWLKVNAG; this is translated from the coding sequence ATGACCGCCGCCCGCTTCTGGATCCCCGCAAGCCTGGCCGCCCTCATAGTGGGCGGGATCGCGCTCGCCGAGACGGCCGAGCGGCTGGCGCGGCTGAACGCGGAGGAGACCGAGCTTTCCGCCGAGCAGGCGCACAACATGAGCCAGCTCTCGCGCCTGCTGTCGGTGCTGGAGCAGCTCAAGCGCGACCCGCCGCCAGCCCTGCTGGTCTCGCCGCGCGACGCCAAGGACGCCGTCCGGGCGGCGATCCTGGTCAAGGCGATGACGCCGGAGCTGCAGGCCCGCGCCCGCGGCTACGCCCAGTCCGCCGGCGAGATGATGCGTCAGCGCCGGCTGGCGGCGGTGGAGAGCGAGGCGCTGTTCACCCGAGACAGCGAGGCGGCCGAGGCCAAGGCGCCGCCGGCCACGCCCGAGCTGTCGCTGCGCGGCCCACAGGCCGAGGCGCCCTTCCCCACCCGCGCGCCCGAGGCCCTGTTCCGGCCGACGCCGGGCGCCGTCGTCCGGCGGTTCGGCGATCCCCTGGCGAGCGGCGGCAGGGCAAACGGCGTGACCTTCGCCGCGCCCAAGGGCGCCCAGGTCGCCAGTCCGGGCGCCGGGCTGGTGCAATACGTCGGCCCCGTGAAGGGCTGGGGCGTGATCTTGATCTTAAGACTCAGCGGTGGATACCATCTGGTCCTGGCAGGCCTGGATCGTTCGTCCGTTTCGGTCGGACAATCCGTCGCGGCGGGTCAGGCTGTCGGATGGATGCCGGATGGTCGACAATCCACTTCGGAACTCTACATCGAGGTCCGGGACCAAGGCTCTCCAGTCGATCCGGCGCGGTGGCTGAAGGTCAATGCGGGCTAA
- a CDS encoding GNAT family N-acetyltransferase, with the protein MCAIEVMSQVTPVIATERLILRGPVRGDETAIARLAGDPSVANQTASMPHPFSDADAEAAIERSFALDWGEEAEFAIEHRNFGLVGMLGFKPSKLGRAELNCWIGRPYWNRGYATEAVRGALKWVKRDWRRRLVVAGHFADNPASGQVLCKAGFLYTGDVEMKPAPARGREVPTRMMVWLA; encoded by the coding sequence ATGTGCGCCATCGAAGTGATGTCCCAAGTCACCCCCGTTATCGCGACGGAGCGGCTGATCCTGCGCGGCCCCGTGCGGGGCGACGAGACCGCCATCGCCCGGCTCGCCGGCGATCCCTCCGTGGCCAACCAGACCGCCAGCATGCCTCACCCCTTCTCCGACGCCGACGCCGAGGCCGCGATCGAACGCTCGTTCGCCCTCGACTGGGGCGAGGAGGCGGAGTTCGCCATCGAGCACCGCAACTTCGGCCTGGTGGGCATGCTCGGCTTCAAACCCAGCAAGCTCGGCCGGGCGGAGCTCAACTGCTGGATCGGCCGGCCCTATTGGAACCGCGGCTACGCCACCGAGGCGGTGCGCGGGGCGCTGAAGTGGGTCAAGCGCGACTGGCGCCGCCGCCTGGTGGTCGCCGGCCACTTCGCCGACAACCCGGCCTCCGGCCAGGTGCTGTGCAAGGCGGGCTTCCTCTACACGGGCGACGTGGAGATGAAGCCGGCGCCGGCCCGCGGCCGCGAGGTCCCCACCCGCATGATGGTGTGGCTGGCGTAG
- the rpmA gene encoding 50S ribosomal protein L27: MAHKKSGGSSRNGRDSAGQRLGVKKFGGEAVLAGNIIVRQRGTKWRAGDNVGVGKDHTLFALCNGAVKFVTKHDDRTYVTVVPAMETNAS; this comes from the coding sequence ATGGCTCACAAGAAATCGGGCGGCTCCTCGCGCAACGGGCGCGATTCCGCTGGTCAGCGACTTGGCGTGAAGAAGTTCGGCGGCGAAGCGGTGCTCGCCGGCAACATCATCGTGCGTCAGCGCGGCACCAAGTGGCGTGCGGGCGACAACGTGGGCGTGGGCAAGGACCACACCCTCTTCGCGCTCTGCAACGGCGCGGTGAAGTTCGTGACCAAGCATGACGACCGAACCTACGTGACGGTGGTCCCGGCCATGGAGACGAACGCTAGCTAA
- a CDS encoding amidase family protein, which translates to MSETLSHELMDLTAGELAEALASGKVSALEATEAAIARIEDRDRAINAVVVRDFERARAQARAADAALRRGERRPLLGVPMTVKESHNVGGLPTNWGSPAFSGWTAPEDSVGVARLKAAGAVILGKTNVPPFLADWQATNPVYGRTVNPWDPTRTPGGSSGGSAAALAAGMVPLEFGSDIGGSIRVPAAFCGVYGHKPSYGLVPGRGHAPPGLDGMPPALACVGPLARSALDLQLALDVLAGPDEMEAVGYRLELPAPRHATLAGHRVLVLEELPGVALDDEVRAALADLARRLDDLSAEVARESDLLPDLAQGREIYMGLLNTTLSRGAPGATPIDAHAWMGLQDGQLALRRRWAELFGEFDVVLAPAFGTVAYPHVEEQDPQKRTLLINGKPTPYFDQLGWPGVPLVANLPATAVPIGFTRGGLPIGAQIIGPYLEDRTTIGFAALLEREFGGFRAPPPL; encoded by the coding sequence ATGTCCGAAACGCTTTCGCATGAGCTGATGGACCTCACCGCCGGTGAGCTCGCCGAGGCCCTGGCGAGCGGCAAGGTCAGCGCGCTCGAGGCGACCGAGGCGGCCATCGCCCGCATCGAGGACCGCGACCGGGCGATCAACGCGGTGGTGGTGCGCGACTTCGAGCGCGCCCGCGCCCAGGCGAGGGCCGCCGACGCCGCCCTTCGCCGCGGCGAGCGGCGGCCGCTGCTGGGCGTGCCCATGACGGTCAAGGAATCCCACAATGTCGGCGGGCTGCCGACCAACTGGGGAAGCCCGGCCTTCAGCGGCTGGACCGCGCCGGAGGATTCCGTCGGCGTGGCGCGCCTGAAGGCGGCGGGCGCGGTGATCCTCGGCAAGACGAACGTGCCGCCGTTCCTGGCCGACTGGCAGGCGACCAATCCGGTCTATGGCCGCACGGTCAACCCATGGGACCCGACCCGCACGCCGGGCGGATCGTCCGGCGGATCGGCCGCCGCCCTGGCGGCCGGCATGGTCCCGCTGGAGTTCGGCTCCGACATCGGCGGTTCGATCCGCGTGCCGGCGGCCTTCTGCGGGGTCTACGGACACAAGCCGAGCTACGGCCTCGTGCCGGGCCGCGGCCACGCCCCGCCGGGGCTCGACGGGATGCCGCCGGCCCTGGCCTGCGTCGGCCCCCTCGCCCGCAGCGCCCTGGACCTGCAGCTGGCGCTCGACGTCCTGGCCGGGCCCGACGAGATGGAGGCGGTGGGCTACCGTCTCGAGCTGCCGGCGCCGCGCCATGCGACCCTTGCCGGTCATCGCGTGCTGGTGCTCGAAGAGCTGCCCGGCGTGGCGCTCGACGACGAGGTGCGCGCGGCCCTGGCGGACCTTGCGAGGCGGCTCGACGACCTCAGCGCGGAGGTGGCGCGGGAGAGCGACCTGCTGCCCGACCTCGCGCAGGGCCGCGAGATCTACATGGGCCTGCTGAACACCACCCTGAGCCGCGGCGCGCCCGGTGCGACGCCGATCGACGCCCACGCCTGGATGGGGCTGCAGGACGGCCAGCTCGCCCTGCGCCGCCGTTGGGCGGAGCTGTTCGGCGAGTTCGACGTGGTGCTGGCGCCGGCGTTCGGGACGGTCGCCTATCCGCACGTCGAGGAACAGGATCCGCAGAAGCGCACCCTGCTGATCAACGGCAAGCCGACACCCTATTTCGACCAGCTCGGCTGGCCCGGCGTGCCGCTGGTCGCCAACCTGCCGGCCACCGCCGTTCCCATCGGCTTCACCCGCGGCGGCCTGCCGATCGGGGCGCAGATCATCGGACCCTACCTGGAGGACCGGACGACGATCGGCTTCGCCGCCCTGCTCGAACGGGAGTTCGGCGGTTTCCGCGCGCCGCCGCCGCTTTGA
- a CDS encoding aldehyde dehydrogenase family protein, whose product MDDGGARLKAETPPTGRLEALAPGQAIPYGGDRVAYVTPELAQAFKAGDQLVVDSETGALLYVPAAEQVIAAAAVTRAREAFAQMAAVRDDQISFFFDAFAANLANNAKWSDIEAANARDVESARARGRSTTRLQVSQAMRDDMVAGLRAWRDAAASRGRVLERIEHPGWSVEQVVAPLGVVGFVFEGRPNVFADATGVIRAGNTAVFRIGSDALGTAKAIMKIALEPALKAAGLPEGAAVLVDSAAHAAGWAMFADKRLSLAVARGSGPAVAQLGAIARAAGTPVSLHGTGGAWMVADQSADPHRFYAAAYHSLDRKVCNTLNVCCIVRSRAEELVPVFLEALTRAGERRKGCKLHVAQADISLLPQDWLSAAVTVVRAEGPREEPLVELIEDADLGREWEWEETPEVSLKIVDSVGQAVQLFNRHSPRFVASLIAEDPEAHARFYETIDAPFVGDGFTRWVDGQYALNRPELGLSNWEQGRLFARGGVLAGDGVFTVRARVTQTDTDLDRGGQAAPPRQA is encoded by the coding sequence ATGGACGACGGCGGGGCCCGGCTGAAGGCGGAGACGCCGCCCACGGGGCGGCTGGAAGCGCTCGCGCCCGGCCAGGCGATCCCCTACGGCGGCGACCGGGTGGCCTATGTGACCCCCGAGCTCGCCCAGGCGTTCAAGGCCGGCGACCAGCTGGTGGTGGATTCCGAGACCGGCGCCCTGCTGTACGTGCCGGCCGCCGAGCAGGTGATCGCCGCGGCGGCGGTGACCCGGGCGCGCGAGGCCTTCGCCCAGATGGCCGCCGTCCGCGACGACCAGATCAGCTTCTTCTTCGACGCTTTCGCCGCGAACCTGGCCAACAACGCCAAGTGGTCGGATATCGAGGCGGCCAACGCACGCGACGTCGAGAGCGCCCGGGCCCGCGGCCGCTCGACCACCCGGCTGCAGGTCAGCCAGGCCATGCGCGACGACATGGTGGCCGGCCTGCGCGCCTGGCGCGACGCAGCGGCCTCGCGCGGCCGGGTGCTGGAGCGCATCGAGCACCCCGGCTGGAGCGTCGAGCAGGTCGTGGCGCCCCTGGGCGTCGTCGGCTTCGTCTTCGAGGGCCGGCCCAACGTCTTCGCCGACGCCACCGGGGTGATCCGGGCGGGCAACACGGCGGTGTTCCGGATCGGCTCCGACGCGCTCGGCACGGCCAAGGCGATCATGAAGATCGCGCTGGAGCCGGCGCTGAAGGCGGCAGGCCTGCCAGAGGGCGCGGCCGTTCTGGTGGACTCCGCGGCCCACGCCGCCGGCTGGGCGATGTTCGCCGACAAGCGGCTGTCCTTGGCCGTGGCGCGGGGATCGGGTCCGGCCGTGGCTCAGCTGGGCGCCATCGCCCGCGCCGCCGGCACGCCGGTGAGCCTGCATGGCACGGGCGGCGCCTGGATGGTGGCCGACCAGAGCGCCGATCCGCACCGCTTCTACGCAGCGGCCTACCACTCGCTGGACCGCAAGGTGTGCAACACCCTGAACGTCTGCTGCATCGTCCGCAGCCGCGCCGAGGAACTCGTGCCGGTGTTCCTGGAGGCGCTGACGCGGGCCGGCGAGCGGCGCAAGGGCTGCAAGCTGCACGTGGCCCAGGCCGACATCTCGCTGCTCCCGCAGGACTGGCTGAGCGCGGCGGTCACCGTGGTCCGCGCCGAAGGCCCGCGCGAGGAGCCCCTGGTCGAGCTGATCGAGGATGCGGACCTCGGCCGCGAGTGGGAGTGGGAGGAGACGCCGGAGGTCAGCCTGAAGATCGTCGACTCCGTCGGCCAGGCGGTGCAGCTGTTCAACCGGCACAGCCCGCGCTTCGTCGCCAGCCTGATCGCCGAAGACCCAGAGGCGCACGCGCGCTTCTACGAGACCATCGACGCGCCGTTCGTCGGCGACGGCTTCACCCGCTGGGTGGACGGCCAGTACGCCCTCAACCGGCCCGAGCTCGGCCTCTCGAACTGGGAGCAGGGCCGCCTCTTCGCCCGCGGCGGGGTGCTGGCCGGCGACGGCGTCTTCACCGTCCGCGCCCGCGTCACCCAGACCGACACCGACCTCGACCGCGGCGGCCAGGCGGCCCCGCCGCGGCAGGCCTGA
- the obgE gene encoding GTPase ObgE, protein MKFLDQAKIYIRSGNGGAGAVSFRREKYIEYGGPDGGDGGKGGDVWIEAVDGLNTLIDYRYQQHFKAGTGEHGMGRNRHGAGGADVVLRVPVGTQVLSEDKETLLADMDEAGKRLRLLKGGNGGFGNTHFKGPVNQAPRFALPGQEGEEQWIWLRLKLIADVGLVGLPNAGKSTFLAAASAAKPKIADYPFTTLAPNLGVVDLSSGERFVLADIPGLIEGASEGAGLGTRFLGHVERTAVLIHLVDATQDDVVGAYKTVRQELAAYGEGITDKPELLALNKIDALDPATRKEKAKALKKVAKTEPRLVSGVSGEGVTELLRAAFAEVRRRRAAEAGEVIDEDEDEIQTTPGGWTP, encoded by the coding sequence ATGAAGTTCCTCGACCAGGCGAAGATCTATATCCGCTCCGGCAACGGCGGCGCGGGAGCCGTCTCGTTCCGGCGGGAGAAGTACATCGAGTACGGCGGCCCGGACGGCGGCGACGGCGGCAAGGGCGGCGACGTCTGGATCGAGGCGGTCGACGGGCTGAACACCCTGATCGACTACCGTTACCAGCAGCACTTCAAGGCCGGCACCGGCGAGCACGGCATGGGCCGCAACCGCCACGGCGCGGGCGGTGCGGACGTGGTGCTGCGCGTGCCGGTGGGCACCCAGGTGCTCAGCGAGGACAAGGAGACCCTGCTCGCCGACATGGACGAGGCGGGCAAGCGGCTGCGCCTGCTGAAGGGCGGCAACGGCGGCTTCGGCAACACCCACTTCAAGGGGCCGGTGAATCAGGCCCCGCGCTTCGCCCTGCCCGGTCAGGAGGGCGAGGAGCAGTGGATCTGGCTGCGCCTGAAGCTGATCGCCGACGTCGGCCTCGTGGGCCTGCCCAACGCGGGCAAGTCGACCTTCCTGGCGGCGGCCAGCGCCGCCAAGCCGAAGATCGCCGACTATCCGTTCACGACCCTGGCCCCGAACCTCGGGGTGGTGGACCTGTCCTCCGGCGAGCGCTTCGTGCTGGCCGACATCCCCGGGCTGATCGAAGGAGCCAGCGAAGGCGCGGGCCTCGGCACCCGCTTCCTCGGCCACGTGGAGCGCACCGCCGTGCTGATCCATCTGGTCGACGCCACCCAGGACGACGTCGTCGGCGCCTACAAGACCGTCCGCCAGGAGCTGGCGGCCTATGGCGAAGGCATCACCGACAAGCCGGAGCTCCTGGCGCTGAACAAGATCGACGCCCTCGATCCGGCGACGCGCAAGGAGAAGGCCAAGGCCCTGAAGAAGGTCGCCAAGACCGAGCCCCGGCTGGTCTCGGGCGTCTCCGGCGAGGGCGTGACCGAGCTGCTGCGCGCCGCCTTCGCCGAGGTGCGCCGCCGCCGCGCGGCCGAGGCCGGCGAGGTCATCGACGAGGACGAGGACGAGATCCAGACGACGCCCGGGGGCTGGACGCCGTGA
- a CDS encoding S41 family peptidase yields MKKYLLIGVSAFVLGAGSMAYVSSHALASAEPRAKTYRMLGLFGDVLDTVEHQYVTEVDDTKLIQAAIDGMLTSLDPHSGYLDPESFGEMRDQTRGEYGGLGLEVTSEDGVVKVISPMDDSPAAKAGVKPGDYITAVNNESVLGLSVNDAVKQMRGKPGEAVTLTIAREKSDPFDVKIVREVIKTKTASSKMDGEYGVLRISSFGEKTTDEATEAFNKLKTQNPNMKGLILDLRRNPGGLLDQAVGVSDLFLEGGEIVSQRGRDPRDVERYNARPGDITNGMPIVVLIDSGTASAAEIVAGALQDRKRAQIVGLTSFGKGSVQTVIPLRGGMDGALKLTTARYYTPSGRSIQKTGITPDLEVAATKDEAQAIANRAFQFSEASFKNALNSQDGKTRVAAHEPAEAPPEGFDTKKDFQLARGEDVLRYGSVAATPKLPKPTAKLAEIINTKARVAEVKPPVQK; encoded by the coding sequence ATGAAAAAGTACCTCCTGATCGGCGTGTCCGCTTTCGTGCTCGGCGCGGGATCCATGGCCTACGTCTCGAGCCACGCCCTGGCGTCGGCCGAGCCGCGGGCCAAGACGTACCGCATGCTCGGCCTGTTCGGCGACGTGCTGGACACCGTCGAGCACCAGTATGTGACAGAGGTCGACGACACCAAGCTGATCCAGGCGGCCATCGACGGCATGCTGACTTCGCTCGATCCGCACTCCGGCTACCTCGACCCCGAGAGCTTCGGCGAGATGCGCGACCAGACCCGCGGCGAATACGGCGGCCTGGGCCTCGAGGTCACCAGCGAGGACGGCGTGGTCAAGGTGATCTCGCCGATGGACGACAGCCCCGCCGCCAAGGCCGGGGTGAAGCCCGGCGACTACATCACCGCCGTGAACAACGAGTCCGTGCTCGGCCTGTCGGTCAACGACGCGGTCAAGCAGATGCGCGGCAAGCCCGGCGAGGCGGTGACCCTGACCATCGCCCGCGAGAAGTCCGATCCCTTCGACGTGAAGATCGTCCGCGAGGTGATCAAGACCAAGACCGCCAGCAGCAAGATGGACGGCGAGTACGGCGTGCTCCGCATCTCCTCCTTCGGCGAGAAGACGACCGACGAGGCGACCGAGGCCTTCAACAAGCTGAAGACCCAGAACCCCAATATGAAGGGGCTGATCCTCGACCTGCGGCGCAATCCGGGCGGCCTGCTCGACCAGGCGGTCGGCGTCTCCGACCTGTTCCTGGAAGGCGGCGAGATCGTCTCCCAGCGCGGCCGCGATCCGCGCGACGTGGAGCGCTACAACGCCCGTCCGGGCGACATCACCAACGGCATGCCCATCGTGGTGCTGATCGACAGCGGCACGGCCTCGGCCGCCGAGATCGTCGCCGGCGCCCTGCAGGACCGCAAGCGGGCCCAGATCGTCGGCCTGACCAGCTTCGGCAAGGGTTCGGTGCAGACCGTGATCCCGCTGCGCGGCGGCATGGACGGCGCCCTGAAGCTGACCACGGCGCGCTACTACACCCCCTCCGGACGTTCGATCCAGAAGACCGGCATCACCCCCGACCTGGAGGTGGCGGCGACCAAGGACGAGGCGCAGGCGATCGCCAACCGCGCCTTCCAGTTCTCGGAAGCCTCCTTCAAGAACGCGCTCAACTCGCAGGACGGCAAGACCCGCGTGGCCGCCCACGAGCCCGCCGAGGCGCCGCCGGAAGGCTTCGACACCAAGAAGGACTTCCAGCTCGCCCGTGGCGAGGACGTGCTGCGTTACGGCTCGGTGGCGGCGACGCCGAAGCTGCCGAAGCCCACGGCGAAGCTGGCGGAAATCATCAACACCAAGGCGCGCGTCGCCGAGGTGAAGCCGCCGGTCCAGAAGTAA
- the rsfS gene encoding ribosome silencing factor, translating to MSAEVSQDDQSRTTALEDLILARLDDDKAQDVVFIDLKGKSAVADGLIVASGRSHRHVGAMADHLLRTLKEEGYGRARVEGLPHCDWVLIDTGDVIVHLFRPEVRSFYNIEKIWSVEPPAQRAVS from the coding sequence GTGAGCGCCGAAGTCTCGCAGGACGACCAGAGTCGCACGACCGCTCTGGAGGACCTGATCCTGGCCCGCCTCGATGACGACAAGGCCCAGGACGTCGTGTTCATCGATCTCAAGGGCAAGAGCGCCGTGGCCGACGGCCTGATCGTCGCCTCGGGCCGTTCGCACCGGCATGTCGGCGCCATGGCCGACCACCTGCTGCGGACGCTCAAGGAAGAAGGCTATGGCCGCGCCCGGGTGGAAGGCCTGCCGCACTGCGACTGGGTGCTGATCGACACCGGCGACGTCATCGTCCACCTGTTCCGGCCCGAGGTCCGCAGCTTCTACAACATCGAGAAGATCTGGTCGGTGGAGCCGCCGGCGCAACGCGCCGTCAGCTGA
- the rlmH gene encoding 23S rRNA (pseudouridine(1915)-N(3))-methyltransferase RlmH, whose amino-acid sequence MKIAIVAIHRLGRGPEAELVRLYAERATAAGRALGLGPVEILEVESRKPGKAAEAEALKPHLEGAHLVACDEHGKAMASRDFAAEIGRLRDQGVRRLAFVIGGADGLDASLLEAAKTKLAFGPQTWPHALARAMLAEQVYRAVSILAGSPYHRD is encoded by the coding sequence TTGAAGATCGCCATCGTCGCCATCCATCGCCTGGGCCGCGGCCCCGAGGCCGAGCTCGTCAGGCTCTACGCCGAGCGGGCGACCGCGGCCGGCCGCGCCCTCGGTCTCGGCCCTGTCGAGATCCTCGAAGTGGAAAGCCGCAAGCCCGGCAAGGCGGCGGAAGCCGAGGCCCTCAAGCCGCATCTCGAGGGCGCCCACCTCGTCGCCTGTGACGAGCACGGCAAGGCCATGGCCTCGCGCGACTTCGCCGCCGAGATCGGCCGGCTGCGCGACCAGGGCGTTCGCAGGCTCGCCTTCGTGATCGGCGGGGCCGACGGGCTGGACGCCTCGCTCCTGGAGGCCGCCAAGACGAAGCTCGCCTTCGGGCCGCAGACCTGGCCCCACGCCCTGGCCCGCGCCATGCTGGCCGAACAGGTCTATCGGGCGGTCTCCATCCTCGCCGGTTCGCCGTATCATCGCGACTGA
- the proB gene encoding glutamate 5-kinase, translating into MDAVSGLAKARRIVVKVGSALLVGQGGQADAHWLHAFAADVARLRARGQQVLVVSSGAVALGRRRLSLPKRTLTMPEKQAAAAAGQSGLMRAWEEAFEPHGAACAQVLLTRDDTETRRRWLNARATVDTLLDLGVIPVINENDTVVTEEIRYGDNDRLAARVAQMIGADVLVLLSDVDGLYTADPRNDPEAQHIPRVARLTPEIEAMAGGANAGAGVGTGGMATKLAAARIASAAGCATVITIGHRPSPLAALEAGERATVIEPSTTPAAAYKAWIAGSLAPAGTLVVDAGAATAVGKGKSLLAAGVKRIEGRFDKGDAVVVVDEQGREIARGLVRYEAEDAARICGLKSDAIEPALGYTAGPMIHADDLALGQLHAAE; encoded by the coding sequence CTGGACGCCGTGAGCGGTCTCGCCAAGGCCAGGCGCATCGTCGTCAAGGTCGGCTCGGCCCTGCTGGTCGGCCAGGGCGGCCAGGCCGACGCGCACTGGCTGCACGCCTTCGCCGCCGACGTGGCGCGGCTGCGCGCCCGGGGCCAGCAGGTGCTGGTGGTCTCCTCCGGCGCGGTGGCGCTGGGCCGCCGGCGACTGTCGCTGCCCAAGCGGACCCTGACCATGCCTGAGAAACAGGCCGCCGCGGCGGCCGGGCAGTCGGGCCTGATGCGCGCCTGGGAAGAGGCCTTCGAGCCGCACGGCGCGGCCTGCGCCCAGGTGCTGCTGACCCGCGACGACACCGAGACCCGGCGGCGCTGGCTGAACGCGCGGGCGACGGTGGACACCCTCCTCGACCTCGGCGTCATCCCGGTGATCAACGAGAACGACACGGTGGTGACCGAAGAGATCCGCTACGGCGACAACGACCGCCTGGCGGCGCGGGTGGCCCAGATGATCGGCGCCGACGTGCTGGTCCTGCTGTCCGACGTGGACGGGCTCTACACCGCCGACCCGCGCAACGACCCCGAGGCGCAGCACATCCCGCGGGTCGCCCGGCTGACTCCCGAGATCGAAGCCATGGCGGGCGGAGCCAACGCCGGCGCGGGCGTCGGCACGGGCGGCATGGCCACCAAGCTCGCGGCTGCGCGGATCGCCAGCGCGGCGGGCTGCGCCACCGTCATCACCATCGGCCACCGGCCCTCGCCGTTGGCGGCGCTGGAGGCGGGCGAGCGGGCGACGGTGATCGAACCCTCGACGACGCCGGCGGCGGCCTACAAGGCGTGGATCGCCGGATCGCTGGCCCCGGCCGGGACCCTGGTGGTGGACGCCGGCGCGGCAACCGCGGTGGGCAAGGGCAAGAGCCTCCTGGCGGCCGGGGTGAAGCGCATCGAGGGCCGCTTCGACAAGGGCGATGCCGTGGTGGTGGTCGACGAGCAGGGGCGCGAGATCGCCCGCGGCCTCGTCCGCTACGAAGCCGAGGACGCGGCGCGGATCTGCGGGCTGAAGTCCGACGCCATCGAGCCGGCGCTGGGCTACACGGCCGGGCCGATGATCCACGCCGACGATCTGGCCCTGGGACAACTGCACGCGGCTGAGTGA